A portion of the Saimiri boliviensis isolate mSaiBol1 chromosome 1, mSaiBol1.pri, whole genome shotgun sequence genome contains these proteins:
- the CHST10 gene encoding carbohydrate sulfotransferase 10 isoform X1: MHHQWLLLAACFWVIFMFMVASKFITLTFKDPDVYSAKQEFLFLTTMPEVGKLPEEKHIPEELKPTGKALPDSRLIQPLVYMERLELIRNVCRDEALKNLSHTPVSKFVLDRIFVCDKHKILFCQTPKVGNTQWKKVLIVLNGAFPSIEEIPENVVHDHEKNGLPRLSSFSDAEIQERLKTYFKFFIVRDPFERLISAFKDKFVHNPRFEPWYRHEIAPGIIRKYRRNRTETRGIQFEDFVRYLGDPNHRWLDLQFGDHIIHWVTYVELCAPCEITYSVIGHHETLEDDAPYILKEAGIDHLVSYPTIPPGITVYNRTKVQHYFLGISKRDIRRLYARFEGDFKLFGYQKPDFLLN, translated from the exons TGTACAGTGCCAAACAGGAGTTTCTGTTCCTGACAACCATGCCAGAAGTGGGGAAATTGCCAGAAGAGAAGCACATTCCCGAGGAACTGAAG CCAACTGGGAAGGCGCTTCCAGACAGCCGGCTCATTCAGCCCCTGGTCTACATGGAACGCCTGGAGCTCATCAGAAACGTCTGCAGGGATGAGGCCCTGAAGAATCTCTCACACACTCCTGTCTCCAAGTTTGTCCTGGACCGAATATTTGTCTGTGACAAGCACAAGATTCTTTTCTGCCAGACTCCGAAAGTGGGCAACACCCAGTGGAAGAAAGTGCTGATCGTTCTAAACG GAGCCTTTCCTTCCATTGAGGAGATCCCTGAAAACGTGGTGCATGACCACGAGAAGAACGGCCTTCCTCGGCTCTCTTCCTTCAGTGATGCCGAAATTCAGGAGCG attGAAAACATACTTCAAGTTTTTTATTGTAAGAGATCCCTTCGAAAGACTGATTTCTGCATTTAAGGATAAATTTGTTCACAATCCCCGGTTTGAGCCTTGGTACAGGCATGAGATTGCACCTGGCATCATCAGAAAATACAGGCGGAACCGAACGGAGACCCGGGGGATCCAGTTTGAAGATTTCGTGCGCTACCTGGGCGATCCGAACCACAGATGGCTAGACCTCCAGTTTGGGGACCACATCATTCACTGGGTGACGTATGTAGAGCTCTGCGCTCCCTGTGAGATAACGTACAGTGTTATTGGACACCACGAGACCCTGGAGGACGATGCTCCATACATCTTAAAAGAAGCCGGCATTGACCACCTGGTGTCGTACCCGACCATTCCTCCAGGCATTACAGTGTATAACAGAACCAAGGTGCAGCACTATTTCCTGGGCATCAGCAAACGAGACATCCGACGCCTATATGCACGTTTCGAAGGGGACTTTAAGCTCTTTGGGTACCAGAAACCAGATTTTTTGTTAAACTAA
- the CHST10 gene encoding carbohydrate sulfotransferase 10 isoform X2, translating to MCLSAVCGSAPVKYLVYSAKQEFLFLTTMPEVGKLPEEKHIPEELKPTGKALPDSRLIQPLVYMERLELIRNVCRDEALKNLSHTPVSKFVLDRIFVCDKHKILFCQTPKVGNTQWKKVLIVLNGAFPSIEEIPENVVHDHEKNGLPRLSSFSDAEIQERLKTYFKFFIVRDPFERLISAFKDKFVHNPRFEPWYRHEIAPGIIRKYRRNRTETRGIQFEDFVRYLGDPNHRWLDLQFGDHIIHWVTYVELCAPCEITYSVIGHHETLEDDAPYILKEAGIDHLVSYPTIPPGITVYNRTKVQHYFLGISKRDIRRLYARFEGDFKLFGYQKPDFLLN from the exons ATGTGTTTATCTGCCGTCTGTGGATCCGCTCCAGTGAAATATCTGG TGTACAGTGCCAAACAGGAGTTTCTGTTCCTGACAACCATGCCAGAAGTGGGGAAATTGCCAGAAGAGAAGCACATTCCCGAGGAACTGAAG CCAACTGGGAAGGCGCTTCCAGACAGCCGGCTCATTCAGCCCCTGGTCTACATGGAACGCCTGGAGCTCATCAGAAACGTCTGCAGGGATGAGGCCCTGAAGAATCTCTCACACACTCCTGTCTCCAAGTTTGTCCTGGACCGAATATTTGTCTGTGACAAGCACAAGATTCTTTTCTGCCAGACTCCGAAAGTGGGCAACACCCAGTGGAAGAAAGTGCTGATCGTTCTAAACG GAGCCTTTCCTTCCATTGAGGAGATCCCTGAAAACGTGGTGCATGACCACGAGAAGAACGGCCTTCCTCGGCTCTCTTCCTTCAGTGATGCCGAAATTCAGGAGCG attGAAAACATACTTCAAGTTTTTTATTGTAAGAGATCCCTTCGAAAGACTGATTTCTGCATTTAAGGATAAATTTGTTCACAATCCCCGGTTTGAGCCTTGGTACAGGCATGAGATTGCACCTGGCATCATCAGAAAATACAGGCGGAACCGAACGGAGACCCGGGGGATCCAGTTTGAAGATTTCGTGCGCTACCTGGGCGATCCGAACCACAGATGGCTAGACCTCCAGTTTGGGGACCACATCATTCACTGGGTGACGTATGTAGAGCTCTGCGCTCCCTGTGAGATAACGTACAGTGTTATTGGACACCACGAGACCCTGGAGGACGATGCTCCATACATCTTAAAAGAAGCCGGCATTGACCACCTGGTGTCGTACCCGACCATTCCTCCAGGCATTACAGTGTATAACAGAACCAAGGTGCAGCACTATTTCCTGGGCATCAGCAAACGAGACATCCGACGCCTATATGCACGTTTCGAAGGGGACTTTAAGCTCTTTGGGTACCAGAAACCAGATTTTTTGTTAAACTAA
- the CHST10 gene encoding carbohydrate sulfotransferase 10 isoform X3, whose product MPEVGKLPEEKHIPEELKPTGKALPDSRLIQPLVYMERLELIRNVCRDEALKNLSHTPVSKFVLDRIFVCDKHKILFCQTPKVGNTQWKKVLIVLNGAFPSIEEIPENVVHDHEKNGLPRLSSFSDAEIQERLKTYFKFFIVRDPFERLISAFKDKFVHNPRFEPWYRHEIAPGIIRKYRRNRTETRGIQFEDFVRYLGDPNHRWLDLQFGDHIIHWVTYVELCAPCEITYSVIGHHETLEDDAPYILKEAGIDHLVSYPTIPPGITVYNRTKVQHYFLGISKRDIRRLYARFEGDFKLFGYQKPDFLLN is encoded by the exons ATGCCAGAAGTGGGGAAATTGCCAGAAGAGAAGCACATTCCCGAGGAACTGAAG CCAACTGGGAAGGCGCTTCCAGACAGCCGGCTCATTCAGCCCCTGGTCTACATGGAACGCCTGGAGCTCATCAGAAACGTCTGCAGGGATGAGGCCCTGAAGAATCTCTCACACACTCCTGTCTCCAAGTTTGTCCTGGACCGAATATTTGTCTGTGACAAGCACAAGATTCTTTTCTGCCAGACTCCGAAAGTGGGCAACACCCAGTGGAAGAAAGTGCTGATCGTTCTAAACG GAGCCTTTCCTTCCATTGAGGAGATCCCTGAAAACGTGGTGCATGACCACGAGAAGAACGGCCTTCCTCGGCTCTCTTCCTTCAGTGATGCCGAAATTCAGGAGCG attGAAAACATACTTCAAGTTTTTTATTGTAAGAGATCCCTTCGAAAGACTGATTTCTGCATTTAAGGATAAATTTGTTCACAATCCCCGGTTTGAGCCTTGGTACAGGCATGAGATTGCACCTGGCATCATCAGAAAATACAGGCGGAACCGAACGGAGACCCGGGGGATCCAGTTTGAAGATTTCGTGCGCTACCTGGGCGATCCGAACCACAGATGGCTAGACCTCCAGTTTGGGGACCACATCATTCACTGGGTGACGTATGTAGAGCTCTGCGCTCCCTGTGAGATAACGTACAGTGTTATTGGACACCACGAGACCCTGGAGGACGATGCTCCATACATCTTAAAAGAAGCCGGCATTGACCACCTGGTGTCGTACCCGACCATTCCTCCAGGCATTACAGTGTATAACAGAACCAAGGTGCAGCACTATTTCCTGGGCATCAGCAAACGAGACATCCGACGCCTATATGCACGTTTCGAAGGGGACTTTAAGCTCTTTGGGTACCAGAAACCAGATTTTTTGTTAAACTAA